In Thauera aromatica K172, one DNA window encodes the following:
- the dnaK gene encoding molecular chaperone DnaK, producing the protein MCATPDSASKGKTHMGKIIGIDLGTTNSCVSVMEGGKPKVIENSEGARTTPSVVAYSEDGEILCGAPAKRQAVTNAKNTLFAIKRLIGRRFQEKEVQKDIDLMPFTICKADNGDAWVEVRGKKIAPQQVSAEVLRKMKKTAEDYLGEEVTEAVITVPAYFNDSQRQATKDAGRIAGLEVKRIINEPTAAALAFGMDKKPGDSKVAVYDLGGGTFDISIIEIADLDGEHQFEVLATNGDTFLGGEDFDQRIIDYIVTEFKKEQGVDLKNDVLALQRLKEAAEKAKIELSSSQQTDINLPYITADASGPKHLSLKLTRAKFESLVEDLVERSIEPCRVALKDAGVKVADIDDVILVGGQTRMPMVQEKVKAFFGKEPRKDVNPDEAVAVGASIQGGVLQGEVKDVLLLDVTPLSLGIETLGGVMTKLIQKNTTIPTKASQVFSTADDNQNAVTIHVLQGEREMASGNKSLGQFNLSDIPPAPRGMPQIEVTFDIDANGILHVSAKDKATGKENKIKIQANSGLSDEEVERMVRDAEAHAEEDKKAHELVDARNQCDALIHSTRKALGEYGDKLSEDEKSKIEGAIKDAEEAIKSSDKDTIEAKSQALAMAAQKLGEHMYAQAQPEGGAQAESGSGKAADADVVDAEFTEVKDKK; encoded by the coding sequence TTGTGCGCCACACCGGATTCAGCTTCTAAAGGAAAAACACACATGGGCAAGATCATCGGCATCGACCTCGGCACCACCAACAGCTGCGTTTCCGTGATGGAAGGCGGCAAGCCGAAAGTCATCGAGAACTCCGAAGGCGCACGCACCACCCCGTCGGTGGTCGCCTACTCCGAAGACGGCGAGATCCTGTGCGGCGCTCCGGCCAAGCGTCAGGCGGTCACTAACGCCAAGAACACCCTGTTCGCGATCAAGCGCCTGATCGGTCGCCGCTTCCAGGAAAAGGAAGTGCAGAAGGACATCGACCTGATGCCCTTCACCATCTGCAAGGCCGACAACGGCGACGCCTGGGTTGAAGTTCGCGGCAAGAAGATCGCCCCGCAGCAGGTTTCGGCCGAAGTCCTGCGCAAGATGAAGAAGACCGCCGAAGACTACCTCGGCGAAGAAGTCACCGAGGCGGTCATCACCGTGCCGGCCTACTTCAACGACAGCCAGCGCCAGGCCACCAAGGACGCCGGCCGCATCGCCGGGCTGGAAGTCAAGCGCATCATCAACGAGCCGACCGCCGCAGCGCTGGCCTTCGGCATGGACAAGAAGCCGGGCGACTCCAAAGTCGCGGTGTATGACCTCGGCGGCGGCACCTTCGACATCTCGATCATCGAGATCGCCGACCTCGACGGCGAGCACCAGTTCGAAGTGCTGGCCACCAACGGCGACACCTTCCTCGGCGGCGAGGACTTCGACCAGCGCATCATCGACTACATCGTCACCGAGTTCAAAAAGGAACAGGGCGTCGACCTCAAGAACGACGTGCTCGCGCTGCAGCGCCTGAAGGAAGCGGCCGAGAAGGCCAAGATCGAGCTGTCCTCGAGCCAGCAGACCGACATCAACCTGCCCTACATCACCGCCGACGCCTCGGGCCCGAAGCACCTGAGCCTGAAGCTGACCCGGGCCAAGTTCGAATCCTTGGTCGAAGACCTCGTCGAGCGCTCGATCGAGCCCTGCCGCGTCGCCCTCAAGGATGCCGGCGTCAAGGTCGCGGACATCGACGACGTCATCCTCGTCGGCGGCCAGACCCGCATGCCGATGGTGCAGGAAAAAGTGAAGGCGTTCTTCGGCAAAGAGCCGCGCAAGGACGTCAACCCGGACGAAGCCGTCGCCGTCGGCGCCTCGATCCAGGGCGGCGTATTGCAGGGCGAAGTGAAGGACGTGCTGCTGCTCGACGTCACCCCGCTGTCGCTCGGCATCGAGACCCTGGGCGGGGTGATGACCAAGCTGATCCAGAAGAACACCACGATCCCGACCAAGGCCTCGCAGGTGTTCTCCACCGCCGACGACAACCAGAACGCGGTCACCATCCACGTCTTGCAGGGCGAGCGCGAAATGGCCTCCGGCAACAAGAGCCTCGGTCAGTTCAACCTCTCCGACATTCCGCCGGCGCCGCGCGGCATGCCGCAGATCGAAGTCACCTTCGACATCGACGCCAACGGCATTCTGCACGTGTCGGCCAAGGACAAGGCCACCGGCAAGGAGAACAAGATCAAGATCCAGGCCAACTCCGGCCTCTCGGACGAGGAAGTCGAGCGCATGGTGCGCGACGCCGAGGCCCACGCCGAGGAAGACAAGAAGGCGCATGAACTGGTCGACGCCCGCAACCAGTGCGACGCCCTGATCCACTCGACCCGCAAGGCCCTCGGCGAGTACGGCGACAAGCTGTCCGAGGACGAGAAGTCGAAGATCGAGGGCGCGATCAAGGACGCCGAAGAAGCGATCAAGAGCTCGGACAAGGACACGATCGAAGCCAAGAGCCAGGCCCTGGCGATGGCGGCGCAGAAACTCGGCGAGCACATGTACGCCCAGGCCCAGCCCGAAGGCGGCGCCCAGGCCGAAAGCGGCAGCGGCAAGGCAGCCGATGCCGACGTGGTGGATGCCGAATTTACCGAAGTGAAGGACAAGAAGTAA
- the grpE gene encoding nucleotide exchange factor GrpE translates to MQDPNQPSQNAAQNETAAPEQLPGDAGLEACAAAADTAPEGGIDSMPSLEEALRQAELKAVEHHDAWLRAKAETENVRRRAQEDIAKASKFAAEKFAAAMLPVKDSLEAALAVEKQTAEKLREGVELTLKQLVSAFEGAHLAEENPLGQKFDPNKHQAISAIEADAEPNTVVNVLQKGYLLNERVIRPALVMVAKAKEQ, encoded by the coding sequence ATGCAGGACCCGAATCAGCCCAGCCAGAACGCCGCGCAGAACGAAACCGCCGCCCCCGAGCAACTGCCTGGCGATGCCGGACTCGAAGCCTGCGCCGCTGCCGCCGACACCGCCCCGGAAGGCGGCATCGACAGCATGCCCAGCCTCGAAGAAGCCTTGCGCCAGGCCGAACTCAAAGCCGTCGAGCATCACGATGCCTGGTTGCGCGCGAAAGCCGAAACCGAAAACGTGCGCCGCCGCGCCCAGGAAGACATCGCCAAGGCGTCCAAATTCGCCGCCGAAAAGTTCGCCGCCGCCATGCTGCCGGTGAAGGACAGCCTGGAAGCCGCGCTGGCGGTGGAAAAGCAGACGGCGGAAAAACTGCGCGAAGGCGTCGAATTGACCCTGAAGCAGTTGGTATCGGCCTTCGAAGGCGCGCACCTGGCCGAGGAAAATCCGCTCGGCCAGAAGTTCGACCCCAACAAGCACCAGGCGATCAGCGCGATCGAAGCCGACGCCGAACCCAATACGGTCGTCAACGTGCTGCAGAAAGGCTACCTGCTCAACGAACGCGTGATCCGCCCCGCCCTGGTCATGGTCGCCAAGGCCAAGGAGCAGTAA
- the gyrA gene encoding DNA gyrase subunit A has translation MTQFAKETLPISLEEEMRHSYLDYAMSVIVGRALPDARDGLKPVHRRVLFAMHELSNDWNRAYKKSARIVGDVIGKYHPHGDTAVYDTIVRMAQDFSLRYMLVDGQGNFGSVDGDNAAAMRYTEIRMARIGHELLADIDKETVDFGPNYDGSEKEPLVMPARIPNLLINGSSGIAVGMATNIPPHNLGEIVDACLKLLAEPETDIEALIDIVQAPDFPTAALIYGLAGVREGYRTGRGRVVMRARTHFEPIGKTDRQAIVVDELPYQVNKRTLQERMAELVNEKKIEGISEIRDESDKSGMRLVIELKRGEMPEVVLNKLFKHTQLQDSFGMNMVALVDGKPRLLNLKQMLVCFLEHRREVVTRRTIFELRKARDRGHILEGLAVALSNVDEIIALIKAAPTPADAKRELMVREWRSALVEEMLSRALADSYRPEGLDPQYGLQAQGYRLSEAQAQAILELRLQRLTGLEQDKIVGEYREVMDVITDLLDILARPERITAIIVGELSAVRTQFGDPRRSELVMNTAEINIEDLITPEDMVVTLSHTGYFKRQPLADYRAQRRGGRGKQATSMKDEDFIDHLFVANTHDTVLCFSSRGRCYWLKVYEVPEGTRNSRGKPIVNLFPLVEGEKITAVLPIKEFDEEHFVFMATSEGTVKKTALTAFSNPRKAGIIAVNLDDGDHLIGVAITDGQCDVMLFSDAGKAVRFAETDVRPMGRDARGVRGMTLEEGQRVIAMLVAKDETQSVLTATENGYGKRTPVAEYTRHGRGTKGMIAIQTSDRNGKLVGAVLVEPSDEVMLISTGAVLIRTRVESIREMGRSTQGVTLINLDEGTFLASIEKVAESESDESMRSNGESADGDAPAAAGEGSEGSEGEAPAAGEEGEA, from the coding sequence ATGACTCAGTTCGCCAAGGAAACCCTGCCGATCAGCCTCGAGGAGGAGATGCGCCACTCCTACCTCGACTACGCGATGAGCGTGATCGTGGGGCGGGCGCTGCCCGATGCGCGCGATGGTCTCAAACCGGTACATCGGCGCGTCTTGTTCGCGATGCACGAGCTGTCCAACGACTGGAACCGCGCCTACAAGAAATCCGCGCGCATCGTCGGCGATGTCATCGGCAAGTACCACCCCCACGGCGATACCGCGGTCTATGACACGATCGTGCGCATGGCGCAGGACTTCTCGCTGCGCTACATGCTGGTCGACGGCCAGGGCAACTTCGGCTCGGTCGACGGCGACAACGCCGCGGCGATGCGTTACACCGAGATCCGCATGGCACGCATCGGCCACGAGCTGCTCGCCGATATCGACAAGGAGACGGTGGACTTCGGGCCGAACTACGACGGTTCGGAGAAGGAGCCGCTGGTGATGCCCGCGCGCATCCCCAACCTGCTGATCAACGGCTCCTCCGGCATCGCGGTCGGCATGGCGACGAACATCCCGCCGCACAACCTGGGCGAAATCGTCGATGCCTGCCTCAAGCTCCTCGCCGAGCCCGAGACCGACATCGAGGCCTTGATCGACATCGTCCAGGCCCCGGACTTCCCGACCGCCGCCCTGATCTACGGCCTCGCCGGCGTGCGCGAGGGCTACCGTACCGGCCGCGGCCGCGTGGTGATGCGTGCGCGCACCCACTTCGAGCCGATCGGCAAGACCGACCGCCAGGCTATCGTCGTCGACGAGCTGCCCTACCAGGTGAACAAGCGCACCCTGCAGGAGCGCATGGCCGAGCTGGTCAACGAGAAGAAGATCGAGGGCATCAGCGAAATCCGCGACGAGTCGGACAAATCGGGCATGCGCCTGGTGATCGAGCTGAAGCGCGGCGAGATGCCCGAGGTCGTGCTCAACAAGCTGTTCAAGCACACCCAGCTGCAGGACAGCTTCGGCATGAACATGGTGGCGCTGGTCGACGGCAAGCCGCGCCTGCTCAACCTCAAGCAGATGCTGGTGTGCTTCCTCGAGCACCGCCGCGAGGTCGTCACCCGGCGCACCATCTTCGAACTGCGCAAGGCGCGCGACCGCGGCCACATCCTCGAAGGCCTGGCGGTGGCGCTGTCCAACGTCGACGAGATCATCGCCCTGATCAAGGCCGCTCCCACTCCGGCCGATGCCAAGCGCGAGCTGATGGTGCGCGAGTGGCGCTCGGCCCTGGTCGAGGAGATGCTGTCGCGCGCGCTGGCCGACAGCTACCGGCCGGAAGGGCTGGACCCGCAGTATGGGTTGCAGGCGCAGGGCTATCGCCTGTCCGAGGCCCAGGCCCAGGCCATCCTCGAGCTGCGCCTGCAGCGCCTGACCGGGCTGGAGCAGGACAAGATCGTCGGCGAATACCGCGAGGTCATGGACGTCATCACCGACCTGCTCGACATCCTCGCCCGTCCCGAGCGCATCACCGCGATCATCGTCGGTGAGCTCAGCGCGGTGCGCACCCAGTTCGGCGACCCGCGCCGCTCCGAACTGGTGATGAACACCGCCGAGATCAACATCGAGGACCTGATCACGCCGGAAGACATGGTCGTGACCCTGTCCCACACCGGCTACTTCAAGCGCCAGCCGCTCGCCGACTACCGCGCCCAGCGCCGCGGCGGGCGCGGCAAGCAGGCGACCTCGATGAAGGACGAGGACTTCATCGACCACCTCTTCGTCGCCAACACCCATGACACCGTGCTCTGTTTCTCCAGCCGCGGGCGCTGCTACTGGCTCAAGGTGTACGAGGTCCCCGAAGGCACGCGCAACTCGCGCGGCAAGCCGATCGTCAATCTGTTCCCGCTCGTCGAGGGCGAGAAAATCACCGCGGTGCTGCCGATCAAGGAATTCGACGAAGAGCACTTCGTGTTCATGGCAACCTCGGAAGGCACGGTCAAGAAGACCGCGCTCACCGCGTTCTCCAACCCGCGCAAGGCCGGCATCATCGCGGTCAATCTCGACGATGGCGACCACCTGATCGGGGTTGCAATCACCGATGGCCAGTGCGACGTGATGTTGTTCTCGGATGCCGGCAAGGCGGTACGCTTCGCCGAGACCGACGTGCGTCCGATGGGGCGCGATGCGCGCGGCGTGCGCGGCATGACGCTCGAGGAAGGGCAGCGCGTGATCGCGATGCTGGTGGCCAAGGACGAAACCCAGTCGGTGCTGACTGCGACCGAGAACGGTTACGGCAAGCGCACACCGGTGGCCGAATACACCCGCCACGGTCGCGGCACCAAGGGCATGATCGCGATCCAGACTTCCGACCGTAACGGCAAGCTCGTCGGCGCCGTGCTGGTCGAGCCGAGCGACGAGGTGATGCTGATCTCGACCGGCGCGGTGCTGATCCGCACCCGGGTCGAAAGCATCCGTGAAATGGGGCGCTCGACCCAGGGCGTAACCCTGATCAACCTTGACGAAGGCACTTTCCTCGCCAGCATCGAGAAGGTCGCGGAGTCCGAATCGGACGAGAGCATGCGCAGCAACGGCGAGTCCGCCGACGGCGATGCGCCGGCTGCGGCGGGCGAGGGCAGCGAGGGCAGCGAGGGCGAGGCCCCGGCCGCCGGCGAGGAAGGAGAAGCTTGA
- the serC gene encoding 3-phosphoserine/phosphohydroxythreonine transaminase, which yields MSRVWNFSAGPAVLPEEVLRQAAGEMLDWHGSGMGVMEMSHRGKEFTAIAAQTEADLRELLAVPAHYRILFMQGGAIAENAIIPLNLIGDKRVADYVVTGSWSQKSQKEARKYAEVNIAASSEASGFTTVPAMAEWKLSPDPAYVFTCTNETIGGVEYPFEPDLAQLGRGEVPVVADMSSHILSRVIDVSKYGLIFGGAQKNIGPAGLTIVIVREDLLGRAMAHCPSAFDYRTVADNGSMYNTPPTYAIYVAGLVFQWLKRQGGVAAIEAQNIAKAKLLYDFLDRSDFYENRVDPACRSRMNVPFFLKDGALDEAFLAESKAAGLVQLKGHKSVGGMRASIYNAMPLAGVQALVDFMRDFAARKA from the coding sequence ATGAGCCGCGTGTGGAATTTCAGCGCCGGTCCGGCGGTGCTGCCCGAGGAAGTGCTGCGCCAGGCCGCCGGCGAGATGCTCGACTGGCACGGTTCGGGCATGGGCGTGATGGAGATGAGCCATCGCGGCAAGGAGTTCACCGCCATCGCCGCGCAGACCGAAGCCGATCTGCGCGAGCTGCTCGCGGTGCCGGCCCATTACCGCATCCTGTTCATGCAGGGCGGGGCGATCGCCGAGAACGCGATCATCCCGCTCAACCTGATCGGCGACAAGCGCGTCGCCGACTACGTGGTCACCGGTTCGTGGTCGCAGAAGTCGCAGAAGGAGGCGCGCAAGTACGCCGAGGTGAACATCGCCGCCTCGTCCGAGGCGAGCGGCTTCACCACCGTGCCGGCGATGGCCGAGTGGAAACTGTCTCCCGATCCGGCCTACGTCTTCACCTGCACCAACGAGACCATCGGCGGCGTCGAGTACCCCTTCGAGCCCGACCTCGCGCAGCTTGGCCGCGGCGAAGTGCCGGTCGTGGCCGACATGTCCTCGCACATCCTGTCGCGCGTCATCGACGTGTCGAAGTACGGCCTCATTTTCGGTGGCGCGCAGAAGAACATCGGCCCTGCGGGGCTCACGATCGTGATCGTGCGCGAGGACCTGCTCGGGCGCGCGATGGCGCACTGCCCGAGCGCCTTCGACTACCGGACGGTCGCCGACAACGGCTCGATGTACAACACTCCGCCCACCTACGCGATCTACGTCGCCGGGCTGGTGTTCCAGTGGCTCAAGCGCCAGGGCGGCGTGGCCGCGATCGAGGCGCAAAACATCGCCAAGGCGAAGCTGCTGTACGACTTCCTCGACCGCAGCGATTTCTACGAGAATCGCGTCGACCCGGCCTGCCGTTCGCGCATGAACGTGCCTTTCTTCCTCAAGGACGGGGCGCTCGACGAGGCCTTCCTCGCCGAGTCGAAGGCCGCCGGGCTGGTGCAGCTGAAGGGCCACAAGTCGGTCGGCGGCATGCGCGCCTCGATCTACAACGCGATGCCGCTCGCCGGAGTGCAGGCGTTGGTGGATTTCATGCGCGATTTCGCCGCAAGGAAAGCCTGA
- the pheA gene encoding prephenate dehydratase, whose protein sequence is MSDELLKLRNEIDHLDEEILARLATRARCAQRVGEIKRGNMFYRPDREAQVLRRLADLNPGPLPGDAVKTIFREIMSACLALEHPLRVAYLGPAGTFSESASRKHFGSAPDFMPMAAIEDVFRAVEAGNADYGVVPVENSTEGAVGGTLDLLLTNPLRVCGEVRLRIHQQLMSRAEGIGAARRIYSHAQSLAQCHEWLNRNLPHLPRIPVASNAEAARLASEDPESCALAGEAAARLYGLNVLAPNIEDDPNNTTRFLIIAEHDAGPSGQDRTSLVFSTPNRPGAIHGLLEPLARHGVDMTKLQSRPARSGLWEYVFYADINGHREDPAVAAALQELNERAAFVKVIGSYPVAAI, encoded by the coding sequence ATGAGTGACGAACTGCTGAAACTGCGTAACGAGATCGACCACCTCGACGAGGAAATCCTTGCCCGTCTGGCCACGCGCGCGCGCTGTGCGCAACGGGTGGGCGAGATCAAGCGGGGCAACATGTTCTACCGTCCCGACCGCGAAGCCCAGGTGCTGCGCCGCCTGGCCGACCTCAACCCGGGGCCCTTGCCGGGTGACGCGGTGAAGACCATCTTCCGCGAAATCATGTCGGCCTGCCTCGCCCTCGAGCATCCGCTGCGCGTCGCCTACCTCGGGCCGGCGGGCACCTTCTCGGAGAGCGCCAGCCGCAAGCATTTCGGTTCCGCCCCGGACTTCATGCCGATGGCGGCGATCGAAGACGTGTTCCGGGCGGTCGAGGCGGGCAACGCCGACTATGGCGTGGTGCCGGTGGAAAATTCGACCGAAGGCGCGGTCGGCGGCACCCTCGACCTGTTGCTCACCAACCCGCTCCGGGTGTGCGGCGAAGTGCGGCTGCGCATCCATCAGCAGCTGATGTCGCGCGCCGAAGGCATCGGTGCCGCGCGGCGCATCTACTCGCACGCGCAGTCGCTGGCGCAGTGCCACGAATGGCTCAACCGCAACCTGCCGCACCTGCCGCGCATTCCGGTGGCGAGCAATGCCGAGGCCGCGCGGCTGGCGTCGGAAGATCCGGAATCCTGCGCGCTTGCCGGCGAGGCCGCGGCGCGCCTGTACGGGCTGAACGTCCTCGCGCCGAACATCGAGGACGATCCGAACAACACCACCCGCTTCCTGATCATCGCCGAGCACGATGCCGGGCCTTCGGGGCAGGACCGCACTTCGCTGGTGTTTTCCACGCCGAATCGCCCGGGTGCGATCCACGGCCTGCTCGAGCCGCTCGCCCGCCACGGCGTCGATATGACCAAGCTGCAGTCGCGGCCGGCGCGTTCGGGGCTGTGGGAATACGTGTTCTATGCCGACATCAACGGCCACCGCGAAGACCCGGCCGTGGCCGCGGCTCTCCAGGAGCTGAACGAGCGGGCTGCGTTCGTCAAGGTGATCGGCTCCTATCCGGTAGCGGCCATTTGA
- the hisC gene encoding histidinol-phosphate transaminase, whose translation MSIASLAPDYIRSIMPYEPGKPISELAREMGIEEANIVKLASNENPLGMSAQARDAVHAAVADLGRYPDGGAFALKAALCRRFGVKPEQLVVGNGSNDILELVTLAFLAPGLSAVYSRHAFAVYPLATNARGARGIEVAARNFGHDLDAMAAAITPQTRVVFIANPNNPTGTFISGAALEAFLGQIPSHVLVVLDEAYTEYLAPEQRYDSIGWLERFPNLLVSRTFSKAYGLAGLRVGYAVAHPDVADLMNRVRQPFNVSSIALAAAEAALGDEEFIARSAELNLRGMAQLTEAFAAMGLEWIPSAGNFVTFKAGDAIGVNQSLLRQGVIVRPIAAYGMPHWLRVSIGLPEENARFIEALRQALA comes from the coding sequence ATGAGCATTGCCAGCCTGGCGCCCGACTACATCCGTTCGATCATGCCCTACGAGCCCGGCAAGCCGATTTCCGAGCTCGCGCGCGAAATGGGGATCGAGGAAGCGAACATCGTCAAGCTCGCCTCCAATGAAAATCCGCTCGGAATGAGCGCGCAGGCGCGCGATGCCGTGCACGCTGCGGTCGCCGATCTGGGGCGCTACCCGGATGGCGGCGCTTTCGCGCTGAAGGCTGCGCTGTGCCGCCGTTTCGGCGTGAAGCCCGAGCAGCTGGTGGTCGGTAACGGCTCGAACGACATCCTCGAGCTGGTAACGCTCGCCTTCCTCGCGCCGGGCCTGTCCGCGGTCTATTCGCGGCATGCGTTCGCGGTCTATCCGCTGGCGACCAACGCCCGCGGGGCGCGTGGCATCGAAGTGGCAGCCCGGAACTTCGGCCACGACCTTGATGCGATGGCCGCGGCAATCACCCCGCAGACGCGGGTGGTGTTCATCGCCAACCCGAACAATCCCACCGGCACGTTCATCTCCGGTGCGGCGCTCGAAGCCTTCCTCGGCCAGATTCCCAGCCACGTGCTGGTCGTGCTCGACGAGGCCTATACCGAATACCTGGCGCCCGAGCAGCGCTACGACTCGATCGGCTGGCTGGAACGCTTTCCCAACCTGCTGGTGTCGCGCACCTTCTCCAAGGCCTACGGCCTGGCGGGGTTGCGCGTGGGCTACGCGGTCGCCCATCCCGACGTCGCTGACCTGATGAACCGCGTGCGCCAGCCTTTCAACGTGTCCAGCATCGCCCTGGCCGCGGCCGAGGCCGCGCTCGGCGACGAGGAGTTCATCGCGCGCAGCGCCGAACTCAACCTCCGCGGCATGGCGCAGCTCACCGAGGCGTTCGCGGCGATGGGGCTGGAATGGATTCCTTCGGCGGGCAACTTCGTCACCTTCAAGGCCGGCGATGCGATCGGTGTCAACCAGTCGCTGCTGCGCCAGGGCGTCATCGTGCGCCCGATCGCCGCCTACGGCATGCCGCACTGGCTGCGGGTGTCGATCGGCCTGCCCGAAGAGAACGCCCGCTTCATCGAAGCGTTGCGCCAGGCGCTGGCCTGA
- a CDS encoding prephenate dehydrogenase, with protein MALIGKLVVCGVGLIGASFALALRRAGAVGPVVGIGRSREPLERARSLGVIDAIADGWADALDGAELVLIAAPVGQMDAIMAAMAPHLQAGTIVTDAGSTKRDVIDAVRRHLGHRLADVVPAHPIAGAEKSGVEAAFAGLYIDRKVVLTPLAESRPEAVAKVRAAWEACGAGVVEMSPHDHDRVFAAVSHLPHLLAFGLVDDLARRPNAPLLFSHAASGFRDFTRIAGSHPEMWRDICVANRGALLDELDTYLAELAQLRGLLAAGDGPGLEAVFERARRARNAWADGLPVQTAE; from the coding sequence ATGGCCTTGATCGGCAAGCTCGTCGTCTGCGGCGTCGGCCTCATCGGCGCGTCGTTTGCGCTTGCGCTGCGCCGCGCCGGGGCGGTCGGCCCGGTCGTGGGTATCGGCCGCAGCCGCGAACCGCTCGAGCGTGCGCGCTCGCTCGGGGTCATCGACGCGATTGCCGATGGCTGGGCGGATGCCCTCGACGGCGCCGAGCTGGTGCTGATCGCCGCTCCGGTGGGGCAGATGGACGCGATCATGGCGGCGATGGCGCCCCACCTGCAAGCGGGCACGATCGTGACCGATGCCGGCAGCACCAAGCGCGATGTGATCGACGCTGTCCGCCGCCACCTCGGGCATCGCCTGGCCGATGTGGTACCGGCACACCCGATCGCCGGAGCCGAAAAAAGCGGAGTCGAGGCGGCGTTCGCCGGGCTCTATATCGATCGCAAGGTGGTGCTGACCCCCTTGGCCGAAAGCCGGCCGGAGGCGGTGGCGAAAGTGCGCGCGGCGTGGGAGGCCTGCGGGGCGGGAGTGGTCGAGATGAGTCCGCACGATCACGATCGGGTCTTCGCCGCGGTGAGCCATTTGCCGCACCTGCTCGCCTTCGGCCTGGTCGATGACCTCGCCCGCCGCCCGAATGCCCCCTTGCTGTTCTCGCACGCGGCGAGCGGTTTCCGCGATTTCACCCGCATCGCCGGCAGCCACCCGGAAATGTGGCGCGACATCTGCGTGGCCAACCGGGGGGCTCTGCTCGACGAACTCGATACCTACCTCGCCGAGCTCGCGCAGCTGCGCGGCCTGCTCGCCGCGGGCGACGGCCCCGGCCTGGAGGCGGTGTTCGAGCGCGCACGGCGTGCGCGCAATGCCTGGGCCGACGGCTTGCCGGTGCAGACCGCGGAGTAG